One Artemia franciscana chromosome 6, ASM3288406v1, whole genome shotgun sequence DNA window includes the following coding sequences:
- the LOC136027856 gene encoding uncharacterized protein LOC136027856, whose amino-acid sequence MVPLALFPITVSMLISAKKSSERISKYINGPEAVSVCSKKTESLESIPEIEERHPTRKQSDRLGLPLENIMEEDTSSETYQAHSVDIIHEMAAFRLVGVSLGSPPVLDGIDLNIYCGKLTIVLGFVSSGKSTLLAALPGDIQPSGGNIYFEEKTLVAQKPWTMTGSIRDNIMKRF is encoded by the exons aaaAGTTCCGAAAGGATATCTAAATACATCAACGGTCCTGAGGCTGTAAGTGTATGCTCTAAAAAAACGGAGTCATTAGAATCTATTCCGGAAATAGAAGAACGTCATCCTACTCGTAAACAATCAGATCGTCTAGGACTGCCACTGGAAAATATCATGGAAGAAGATACAAGCTCTGAAACTTACCAAGCTCACAGCGTAGATATTATTCATGAAATGGCTGCTTTTCGCTTAGTTGGAGTAAGCCTTGGATCTCCTCCTGTCCTTGATGGCATTGACCTAAACATATATTGTG GGAAACTGACAATAGTCCTGGGATTCGTATCATCTGGAAAATCTACTTTATTGGCTGCTCTTCCTGGTGATATCCAGCCATCTGGTGGCAACATCTATTTTGAAGAGAAAACCCTAGTGGCACAGAAGCCTTGGACAATGACAGGTTCAATAAGGGACAACATtatgaaaag gttctgA